In the genome of Gemmatimonadaceae bacterium, the window AGGATATACACACCGGGATTGAAGACTGCGACCGCATGGTCGATACCGATTCCGCCACAATAGACGCCGGGTGAAAGTGTCCCGCCGGCATAGTTCGCGTACGCTCCGTAAGCGCCGTTGCACGCGCCAACCGTTGGCATCGTGAGGTACGCAAGCGGATCGGACAACGCTGTAGAACCTGCCCGATATGTACCGGTGACTCCGGCTGGAGCAGCAGCGGGCCCTCCCGTCACGGAGAGGGAGGTGGCAACAATATCACCGTTGGCAGGCGTCGCCACGGCGGCACTATTGGTCGAGTTTACGGCGATCGCGCAATCTTGAGTGGTCAGGCTTCCTGACTTCACATAGAGTGCATTGGGTTCGGTCGGCTCGGTGACCACGAGGCAGGTGAGGGACGGACCGAAGCCGCCAATGGCTTTGCTTCGGACAGTCACCGACGGGAAACCCAGGAACCCGGCAAAGGTCAATGGCAGAATCTTCGAGACCGTGACCTCCACGAAATCCGGCCCGACGAAGAAACCACTAGTCGTCGGATTGGTAACGGTAACGTTGACCCCAGCGACGGTATGAGTGTACCCGTTCCGCTGTGACTCGCCCATTGCGGTCGGAACGATGGAATCACGGTGCGCTCTGAAGATCTCGATGGCCCCCGCCAGCGCTCCTGCGTCCGCCGCCGTCTGCGTCATCCTTTTTTGACGAGCGATCGCTCCAGCGTCGGTCGCCAGCGCGACAAGGCCCATGAGGCCCACCATGGCCACACCCACGAGGACGATTATTGCGCCCCGCCTGTTACGCAAGCGCCTCCCTCGAGCGGCCGCACGATGTTCGGAAATTCGCAACGTCTCGCGCATCGTCACTCCTTTGGACAACAGGTCAATGTGAGCAGTCGGGTATTGGACGCGCAGGGTGACCGTTCGAATCACGGGGATGGCTACGGAAAACTCGACCAGTGACAAACTCCTGCGACTCCGCAGTCCTGAAAGGAGCCGCCGGATTTACGTTTTCACCCCGTAAACCTTAGTTTCCCATGGGCCCACTAGCAAGTGCCAAATTGGCCGCGTCAAGTTTGTGAGAAGTACGGGCGTTCTGGATGTGGCAAGAAACGGCCCAAGGCGCGGCTGGCCGCTCTCGAACTTGACGGTGACCCACAGCGCGTATTGGAGGGCAGAGCTGAGACCCGGTGGCCGTGGACGCCTTGCTGGCGATAACTAACGCATAATCAGTTTTTTCCCACTACTTGGCGAAGACCTCCTCCACTTTCGTGATCTTCACCTTGTCGGCGGTGATTCCGAGCTTGCGTGCGCCGATCACCTTGTCCTCCGCCAGAAGATCCTGAGGCTTCTCGGCGTCGTACTTGATTGGTGAGAATGCGTCGGCCACGAGAGCGTCGCGCAGCGCTGCCGCATCTTTCGTGATGATCACCGCGTACACGTCCTTCGCCGAGAGGTGCTTCTTGATGGCGCGGTTCACGTCGTCTTTCGTCAGCTTCTGGAGCGCCGAGCGCATGTATGTCGTGTACTCCGGAATCCCGTACCACTTCGAGTCAATCGCATAGCCGATCTGCTGGTCCTGCGTCGCGGTCATGACGTAGACGTTCTTCATCAGGTACTGCCGCGTCGCCTGGAAATCTTCCTCCGACAGGCCGTCGTTGATCAGCTTCTCGAGCTCGTTCGTGGCGATGCGCAGCGCCATATGCGCGTTCTGAGGCTCGACGGGACGAATCCACACCTCGAAGATCTGCGCCCGGCGAGGGATGTTGGGATCCGGGTAGAACTGGAACATCCCGCGAGGGAACGCCTCGATGTAGGCATAGTCGCCGTAATTCATTCCACGGATGTTGCGGATTCGGTCGTACAGGTGCGACGTGGACATGCGGTGCTCGCCGAGCCAGGCGCGAGCGACTGACAGCGCCGCGAAGTCCGGGTGCGCGCGTGTGACGCTTATCGGT includes:
- a CDS encoding pilus assembly protein TadG-related protein; translated protein: MRNRRGAIIVLVGVAMVGLMGLVALATDAGAIARQKRMTQTAADAGALAGAIEIFRAHRDSIVPTAMGESQRNGYTHTVAGVNVTVTNPTTSGFFVGPDFVEVTVSKILPLTFAGFLGFPSVTVRSKAIGGFGPSLTCLVVTEPTEPNALYVKSGSLTTQDCAIAVNSTNSAAVATPANGDIVATSLSVTGGPAAAPAGVTGTYRAGSTALSDPLAYLTMPTVGACNGAYGAYANYAGGTLSPGVYCGGIGIDHAVAVFNPGVYILAGGGLDFKHATVTGNGVTFVNTNAPAANGGASYQPIDMDVNSNVSLSACTVYDAVLCPMPGILFYQDPAASPALDPSGEPWVNSLGSSAAATFNGTIYFPTQVLASKSRSPLTINGGAVVLRLEITTGQQNIIVTGASAGAYFAIKRPTIVE